The segment TACCGTTTCCAAAAAGTAAGTTAAATATTTTACTTTTTGGAAACGGTATTTGTTGTTTATTGGCAAGTGCTTACGCACTTGCTGTTTATAGCATTTACAAAAATCCTTTTTGTAAATGCTATAAATACATTTGTTTGGCTATTTCTCTTGGATCTCTCAGTGCTTGTGCAAATAAAGCTTTTGAAGTTCTTAACCCTTATGCGGAAGCTTCCGATGTGGAGCTTGGTCAACGAAATAATCAAACAATCATCGAAGAGACTGGCATGGAGGGTGAGTCACAGAATGCTCGCCATGCATTAGAAGTTATGGGTTCATATCGCAGAGCTCAAGCTCCCCAACCAGCCTACCCAGTTGTTCAGCCGGCCGAGGTTCGCCTAATGTGGGTTCCGGATCATTTAAATAAGGCTGGAGATTTAGTACCGGCACATTACTACTACTTACGAGTTCTAAACGATCGCTGGGCTGTGCAGGATGCCTTCGATATGGAGGAACAGCTAAGACAGGGTTCTACAGGCGGTTCATCCAGCGTTCCCTGGGTTTATAAATAGTTTGCATAATGGTTACTCATTTGTCGCTTAAGGTTAACTAAGTAATATGAGAATAGCTATACAGCAGGAGTCAAAACTGAAAAACTACGCCAAGTTAATTTTGGCTTTTTCAGCTATTGCTCTTTGCTCATGTTCTAGGACTCAAGAGCCGATTATAAGGTACCAATATTATACCCCTGCATTTAGACCACATGGTCCAGAGGCCGTTTATAGCAGACTTACCTGGAGCCATCTTCCTCAGCCAATTCCTCGCCGAGCTGGTTCGATTACCGCATATGTTTCGCCGGTTTATTCTTTAGAGCTTCCTCACTCAAATTTTGCTGAAGCAATTCAGGCGATAGCTCAGACAATTGGATACGAGTGCTCGTATCCTCAGCATGTAGAAGGGAGAGCTATCTCCATTAAGACTACTGGTACGATAGACGAGCTGCTTTTGGAAATAGGTAAGCAAGCGGGCGTATCAGTAGAGCTAAACCATGAAGAACGCATTATTAGAATTGTCGACGATAGTGCACTTTCTGGCGTAGCTGGTTCATTTTTTGGAGGAGTCCTCCAGGGTGGTTTGTCTTAAAAGGCCACCTTCTGATTCCTCTCAAACAGGAGGGTAGTGGAGCGCTTATGGCTATTGCGTATTGCAACGGCTGTAATGGAAATGGTTTTTATTGATGAGCATTTATCGTTATAGGCGGCAAAGTTTGTATGAAGATGAGGCGCTGTTTGCGAATCTGCTGCCGTATGTAAAATGGGACACTAATAATTTCGTATTTCTACATGCCGATGCGTCTATTTGGTCTATTTGGCAACTTCAACCGCTACTGCTTACTTCCACGTCAGATGCACATGCTTTTGAAGCCTGCGCATCCGTTCAAGAGTTGTTAGATTCACTAGACGAGCAAATAAGTATCCAATTTAACTGGATTACAAACTTTGATATTCAAGACACGCTAGATAAGTGCATCAATGATTATCCTGCTAGCGGAGTTGCTGGCTGGATGGCAAAGCGATGGATGCGCCTCATGCGCAATGCCTCTTCGTCTAGCAACTTAGGCATTAGAGCTCGAAGGACGCGGCTTTTAATTAGCTTTAGATTCGATCCAGCATGGACCCGACGCACGCCTTTCGATGATTTTGTGTCCACGCTAAAGGCGCTCTTTAAAGGCCCCAAGGATCCAAACGAAAAAACCAATCGCAGTGATGAATATCAGCGCTATGTAGATAAGTTTCGTGGAGAGATTAGCGGAAAGATTTCTCGCCTAGGCGATATGGGCTTCGCTCCACGACTGGTCGATGGACAGAGTTTAATAGACATTCTCTACCCGATCTTTAATAGAAGGATGACCAAAGGAGGAAAATACAGGAGAGGACGCAATAACGCCGTACCAGCTCCTGAATTTGACAGCAGCGACATTCTTTCTAACCAAATTTCCGATACGCCAGCGTATCACCCAGAAGATGGCTTCATAGTAAAAGACGGCCGTGTATTCCATACGGTCAGCATGGTAAAGCCTCCCAAACAGTGCCTGCCACTGATGACAATTCCACTCCAAAGCATAGGAACAGAATCCATATTGAGCGTTAGTTATTCAAAAGATCCAAAGGATAAACAGTTAAGTCGCTTAGATCGGTTAGATTCAACACTTGGCTTGCGAGAAAGAACGGCCTTGGGACGAAGCAACCAAAAGATCTCACATCAAATTGCCACAATTAGACAAGCTAGAGAGGAGTTATACTCTAACAAATCGCAAATAGTGCGCGTTGGGGTGAATCACGTTCAAATTACTCAAACCCTAGACGAAGCTCGCAGAGCGTCCAGCGAGGCCCTTTCGCTTTTCCCAGCCATGAATGGAGCAAGAGCGATGTCGCACATGATTAGCGATATTGGGATGCTCATAAATTCCATCCCGGGTGCCTACGATCCGTCTACCGATGGACCAGGATGGACTTGCATGATGCGTTCCTCTCGAGCAGCTCGCTTACTTCCTCTTTGGGGTAACTGGAAGGGCAGCCAAAATGCCTTGTTTGTCCTTCCGACCCTATGGAACCGCGAACTAGTGCATTTCGATTTATTTGATTCAAATGTCGCGCCTAACGTAATAGTAAGTGGCGTATCAGGGGCTGGAAAGAGCTATCTGTTATGTTTCCTTCTCATCACATTAAACCGAGGACATTATTCTCAGCGTCCTGATGGCACTAAGGTTGAGCGCCCTCCGATTACATTTGTC is part of the Deltaproteobacteria bacterium genome and harbors:
- a CDS encoding TraC family protein, which encodes MSIYRYRRQSLYEDEALFANLLPYVKWDTNNFVFLHADASIWSIWQLQPLLLTSTSDAHAFEACASVQELLDSLDEQISIQFNWITNFDIQDTLDKCINDYPASGVAGWMAKRWMRLMRNASSSSNLGIRARRTRLLISFRFDPAWTRRTPFDDFVSTLKALFKGPKDPNEKTNRSDEYQRYVDKFRGEISGKISRLGDMGFAPRLVDGQSLIDILYPIFNRRMTKGGKYRRGRNNAVPAPEFDSSDILSNQISDTPAYHPEDGFIVKDGRVFHTVSMVKPPKQCLPLMTIPLQSIGTESILSVSYSKDPKDKQLSRLDRLDSTLGLRERTALGRSNQKISHQIATIRQAREELYSNKSQIVRVGVNHVQITQTLDEARRASSEALSLFPAMNGARAMSHMISDIGMLINSIPGAYDPSTDGPGWTCMMRSSRAARLLPLWGNWKGSQNALFVLPTLWNRELVHFDLFDSNVAPNVIVSGVSGAGKSYLLCFLLITLNRGHYSQRPDGTKVERPPITFVFDKGMPNQPCGFERIAKLFGGRIFHATPSRAPAMNFLNRLGRLDPDRTDENFKDLFAICVDILCDMASENNVPLNRLQRNEIIESLTEAHYRYRHGPMDREFLLRDVMKILKEPPRPNETEQSFRQRQELAILMREYYGDGTYARFFDRAGALELKERFIVFDLKGLNRDPDLQRVFLKVAMLWADTVMNDPVELDTRKLLIFDEAHDLVGKTAAGVVEAAFRLYRKRKGIVIAASQSGEDFYAGEGGQAIVQNSSHKIFLRQDPAKFHLTAQAFNLNPQQADTIMRLNTLKGIESQFFLLSDIGEAALVLPLEPAFYWVSTNNGDD